A genomic region of Rhodanobacter sp. contains the following coding sequences:
- the rpiA gene encoding ribose-5-phosphate isomerase RpiA, with amino-acid sequence MNQVNEKKLAGEAALRYVEDGAIVGVGTGSTVAYFIDALAGMKDRIQGAVSSSEQSTARMKQHGIEVFDLNAVGPIGIYIDGADECDPHKRLIKGGGAALTREKICAAAAQKFVCIIDSSKRVDVLGAFPLPIEVIPMARSLVSREIVKLGGQPVWRDGVVTDNGNWIIDVHGWRIADPAALEQQLNQLAGVVTVGLFAQRPADVVLVGDREI; translated from the coding sequence ATGAACCAGGTCAACGAAAAGAAACTCGCCGGCGAAGCCGCGCTGCGCTACGTCGAGGACGGCGCCATCGTGGGCGTGGGCACCGGCAGCACGGTGGCGTATTTCATCGACGCGCTGGCCGGCATGAAGGACCGCATCCAGGGCGCGGTGTCCAGCTCCGAGCAGTCCACCGCGCGCATGAAGCAGCACGGCATCGAGGTGTTCGACCTCAATGCCGTCGGGCCGATCGGCATCTACATCGACGGCGCCGACGAGTGCGACCCGCACAAGCGCCTGATCAAGGGCGGCGGCGCCGCGCTCACCCGCGAGAAGATCTGCGCGGCGGCGGCGCAGAAGTTCGTCTGCATCATCGACTCCAGCAAGCGGGTGGACGTGCTCGGCGCGTTCCCGCTGCCGATCGAGGTGATCCCGATGGCGCGCAGCCTGGTCAGCCGCGAGATCGTGAAGCTGGGCGGCCAGCCGGTATGGCGCGACGGCGTGGTCACCGACAACGGCAACTGGATCATCGACGTGCACGGCTGGCGCATCGCCGACCCGGCGGCGCTGGAGCAGCAGCTCAACCAGCTCGCCGGCGTGGTCACCGTGGGCCTGTTCGCGCAGCGCCCCGCCGACGTGGTGCTGGTGGGCGACAGGGAAATCTGA
- a CDS encoding ectonucleotide pyrophosphatase/phosphodiesterase, protein MHGQVEDDPMRPNDVLPRALAAAALIAGLAAAPLCAWAGAAPRAKVVVISLDAFGAQSLREPELPAPTLHALMRQGVHAVAMQPINPTITWPNHTAMVTGDDASLHHVLVNGLIVGQREATPPRIDMDAPKSKLVAVPTVYDAAHAAGLVTAEVDWVAIMDAPSIDWRFPEHPDPDGAIEQELVRQGTITREELAHFGEPSQAWRDLMYTRAAVDIIEKHHPDLLLLHLLALDSIEHATGYGNDSGRNTIAFLDDRVKEVIDAVRAAGELDRTTFVIVSDHGQESVHHLLNPNVPLREAGLQAAAASRPAFAIPEGGFALVFQKDATAASRQALKKLFEGKPGIRAALTPDEAAKMGWPTPPLTMPAHAVALFRAPPTMSNQAPDLLLYPDNDYEFSDKDATRFDAPTLERGAHGYPNSEPLMQAIFIAAGPGIQGHGVQIPAFPNVDVAPTIARLLHVKFDDAQGKPLTGILAPGY, encoded by the coding sequence ATGCATGGCCAGGTGGAGGATGACCCGATGCGCCCGAACGACGTCTTGCCGCGCGCGCTGGCCGCGGCCGCGCTGATCGCCGGCCTTGCTGCCGCACCCTTGTGTGCCTGGGCCGGCGCCGCGCCGCGCGCCAAGGTGGTAGTCATCAGCCTCGATGCCTTCGGCGCGCAAAGCCTGCGCGAACCGGAGCTGCCCGCGCCGACCCTGCATGCGTTGATGCGGCAGGGCGTGCACGCCGTCGCCATGCAGCCGATCAACCCCACCATCACCTGGCCCAATCACACCGCCATGGTCACCGGCGACGACGCCAGCCTGCACCACGTGCTGGTCAACGGCCTGATCGTGGGCCAGCGCGAGGCCACGCCGCCGCGCATCGACATGGATGCGCCCAAGTCGAAGCTGGTCGCCGTGCCCACCGTGTACGACGCCGCGCACGCGGCCGGGCTGGTCACCGCCGAGGTGGACTGGGTGGCGATCATGGATGCGCCGAGCATCGACTGGCGCTTCCCCGAGCATCCCGATCCGGACGGCGCGATCGAGCAGGAGCTGGTGCGGCAAGGCACGATCACGCGCGAGGAGCTGGCGCATTTCGGCGAGCCTTCGCAGGCCTGGCGCGACCTCATGTACACGCGCGCGGCGGTGGACATCATCGAGAAGCACCATCCCGACCTGCTGCTGCTGCACCTGCTGGCGCTGGACAGCATCGAGCACGCGACCGGCTACGGCAACGACTCGGGACGCAACACCATCGCCTTCCTCGACGACCGCGTGAAGGAAGTGATCGACGCCGTGCGTGCCGCGGGCGAACTCGACCGCACCACCTTCGTCATCGTCTCCGACCACGGCCAGGAGAGCGTGCACCACCTGCTGAATCCCAATGTGCCGTTGCGCGAGGCAGGCCTGCAGGCCGCCGCCGCGAGCCGGCCCGCGTTCGCGATTCCCGAGGGCGGCTTCGCGCTGGTGTTCCAGAAGGACGCCACCGCAGCCTCGCGGCAGGCACTGAAGAAACTGTTCGAGGGCAAGCCCGGCATCCGTGCCGCGCTGACGCCGGACGAAGCCGCGAAGATGGGCTGGCCCACGCCGCCGCTGACGATGCCGGCACACGCGGTGGCTCTGTTCCGCGCGCCGCCGACGATGAGCAACCAGGCTCCCGACCTGCTGCTCTACCCCGACAACGATTACGAGTTCAGCGACAAGGACGCCACGCGATTCGACGCGCCCACGCTGGAACGCGGCGCGCACGGCTACCCGAACTCGGAGCCGCTGATGCAGGCCATCTTCATCGCCGCGGGCCCGGGCATCCAAGGCCACGGTGTGCAGATTCCCGCGTTCCCCAATGTGGACGTGGCGCCGACCATCGCGCGCCTGCTGCACGTCAAGTTCGACGACGCGCAGGGCAAGCCGCTGACGGGGATTCTGGCGCCGGGGTATTGA